One genomic region from Parcubacteria group bacterium encodes:
- a CDS encoding DnaJ domain-containing protein, which produces MEFGQQNFNAGYGEKGNRKYGANERSNKDGYSKEFERKSLKADTEEEYTEKMWEEDKKYLDEWLEYERKKSEWLKEKLEEEKKVRTEIAGSDFEERKRILDWFGNSSNGLYDQWSDKMNKIFDEKSRINEVYFNKKFNIYGNKNEEKIKSEFENLYDNLYRKVEYQNFSDIKNKSYADKAKTFILLLESLKNGSLGFTAWQAKLEMLKDFQRRIDIFLREVEEERRRQESGGANGEKGAGGSSEKSQEKICQKCGKANGINANFCGYCGNLLGKSREQEETGKKENADDIACRELGITKNEHEFITRGATNFSNAELIRLTLKVLGASDESKIKDSYRKCAMEWHPDTKNTRYGIGVSETKFKIAKNLYEEYKKRFEKK; this is translated from the coding sequence ATGGAATTTGGACAACAAAATTTTAATGCTGGATATGGAGAAAAAGGCAATAGAAAATATGGCGCTAATGAACGCAGCAATAAAGATGGTTATTCAAAGGAGTTTGAAAGAAAATCACTAAAAGCTGATACGGAAGAAGAATATACCGAAAAAATGTGGGAGGAAGACAAAAAATATCTTGACGAATGGTTGGAATACGAGAGAAAGAAATCCGAATGGCTAAAAGAAAAATTGGAAGAAGAGAAGAAAGTAAGAACAGAAATAGCTGGATCTGATTTTGAAGAACGAAAGAGAATTCTCGATTGGTTTGGCAACAGCTCAAATGGATTATACGATCAATGGTCAGACAAAATGAATAAAATATTCGACGAGAAATCTAGGATTAACGAAGTGTATTTCAATAAAAAATTCAATATATATGGAAATAAAAACGAGGAAAAAATAAAATCAGAATTCGAAAATTTATATGATAATCTTTACAGAAAAGTTGAATATCAAAATTTTTCCGATATTAAAAATAAGAGCTATGCGGATAAAGCAAAAACTTTTATATTATTATTAGAGAGTCTTAAAAATGGAAGCCTTGGATTTACTGCTTGGCAAGCAAAGCTTGAAATGCTCAAGGATTTTCAAAGAAGAATTGATATTTTTTTAAGAGAAGTGGAGGAAGAAAGAAGGAGGCAGGAAAGTGGAGGCGCCAATGGAGAAAAAGGGGCTGGGGGATCGAGTGAAAAAAGTCAGGAAAAAATATGCCAAAAATGCGGAAAAGCCAATGGAATAAATGCCAACTTTTGCGGATATTGCGGTAATCTACTTGGAAAATCGAGAGAACAAGAAGAAACTGGAAAAAAAGAGAATGCTGACGATATTGCATGCAGAGAGTTAGGAATAACAAAAAATGAGCATGAATTCATAACAAGAGGAGCAACAAATTTTAGCAACGCAGAGCTTATCAGACTAACACTCAAGGTTTTGGGCGCGAGCGATGAAAGCAAGATTAAGGACTCCTATAGGAAATGTGCCATGGAATGGCATCCGGATACTAAAAATACAAGATATGGAATAGGAGTAAGCGAGACTAAATTTAAAATAGCCAAAAACCTATATGAAGAATATAAAAAACGTTTTGAAAAAAAATAA
- a CDS encoding CAP domain-containing protein — translation MKFVIKRQNGIISLVAGITLAFFAFSHIALASEINKDSIIQLVNKSRTEDNVEALSENENLDQVAKDKLDDMIKNNYFAHTSPSGITPWSWFEKNKYDYKYAGENLALGFSSVESEHQAWMNSPTHKKNILNPNYKEIGVAVGKGIIDNNLVILAVQEFGSRAESGVIKEEENNLSDDKSKKLLEENKKENKGIVLNTENYGSDNRGRNISGENKSGSKIDFSKFKDMLLQDRGFLGKLSWVSLIVILVMCITVNILITLMMAFHNLIIYLRKDQDIFKAVHGLLVLLLVGSIVFR, via the coding sequence ATGAAATTTGTAATCAAGAGACAAAATGGAATAATTTCCCTTGTGGCTGGAATAACCCTGGCGTTTTTTGCTTTTTCCCATATCGCATTGGCCAGCGAGATTAATAAAGATTCTATTATCCAGTTAGTCAATAAATCCAGAACTGAAGATAACGTCGAAGCTCTGTCAGAAAACGAAAATCTTGATCAAGTTGCCAAAGACAAACTCGACGATATGATTAAGAATAATTATTTTGCTCATACTTCTCCAAGCGGAATTACCCCATGGTCTTGGTTTGAAAAAAATAAGTATGATTATAAATATGCCGGGGAAAATTTGGCTTTGGGATTTTCTTCTGTGGAAAGTGAGCATCAAGCCTGGATGAACAGCCCGACTCACAAAAAAAATATTTTAAATCCTAATTATAAGGAAATCGGCGTGGCGGTAGGAAAGGGAATTATTGACAACAACCTCGTGATTTTAGCAGTACAGGAATTTGGATCTAGGGCGGAAAGCGGAGTTATCAAAGAAGAGGAAAATAATCTTTCCGATGATAAATCAAAAAAGTTGCTTGAGGAAAACAAAAAAGAAAACAAGGGGATTGTTTTAAACACTGAGAATTACGGATCGGATAATAGAGGAAGAAATATCTCCGGTGAAAATAAATCAGGTTCAAAAATAGATTTTTCCAAATTTAAAGATATGTTACTTCAGGACAGAGGATTTTTGGGGAAATTAAGCTGGGTCTCATTAATTGTAATTTTGGTTATGTGCATAACTGTCAATATTTTGATCACGCTAATGATGGCCTTCCATAATCTAATTATTTATTTGAGGAAGGACCAGGATATTTTTAAAGCGGTGCACGGCCTTCTGGTGTTATTGCTAGTAGGATCTATTGTTTTCAGATAA